In Haloplanus rubicundus, one DNA window encodes the following:
- a CDS encoding DUF7128 family protein has product MVTTTERDGMTWYECEVCGMLFDAREDAKQHEETCDDDTADPSYLQ; this is encoded by the coding sequence ATGGTGACCACGACCGAACGGGACGGCATGACGTGGTACGAGTGTGAGGTCTGTGGGATGTTGTTCGACGCGCGGGAGGACGCGAAACAGCACGAGGAGACGTGCGACGACGACACCGCCGACCCCTCCTACCTGCAGTAG